The DNA window ATGCTCGCTCGGGAGACCGTGAAGGCACGGCTCAATGCTGAGGGCATGAGCTACACCGAGTTCAGCTACGTCCTGTTGCAGTCCTACGACTTCGTGGAGCTTTACCGACGTCACGGCTGCACGTTGCAGATCGGTGGCAGTGACCAATGGGGGAACATCACCGCCGGGTTGGAACTGATCCGCAGGATGGACGACAACGAGCCCCACGGTCCGGCCCACGGTTTGACGACGAACCTGCTGACCAAGAGCGACGGCAGTAAGTTCGGCAAGACCGAGAGCGGAACGGTGTGGCTGGATGAGCGGCTGACCAGCCCCTATGCCTTCTACCAGTTCTGGTTCAACACTGCCGACAGCGATGTCGTCCGTTTCCTGAAAGTTTTCAGCTTCCGCTCCCGGGAGGAGATCGAGGAACTCGAGCACCAGACCCGCGAACGGCCGGCGAGCCGGGCTGCCCAACGGGCGCTGGCGGAGGAGCTCACCACGCTGGTGCACGGTGCCGAGGAGTGCCGCAAGGTGGTGGAGGCGAGCCGGGCCCTGTTCGGCAGGGCTGAGCTGACAGCTCTGGATTCCTCCACGCTGGGGGCGGCCCTGGCGGAGATTCCCACTGTCACCGCTACTACCGACGAAGAGGGATTCCCTCCCCTGGTGGACCTGTTCGCGGACACCGGGCTTCTCTCCAGTAAGTCCGCTGTCCGTAGGGCGGTACAGGAGGGCGGTCTCTACGTGAACAACGCCAAGATCACTGACGTCGACGTTCGGCTCACGCGTGATGACGCGATACATGGATGCTACGTCGTGCTGCGTCGTGGCAAACGGAACGTGAGCGGGGTTCTCCTGCGCTCGTGAGGCGGACGTGAAGCCGCGCCTGCGTGGTGTTCCCGGCCCAGCCGAACCGGGAACACCACGCAGGCGCGGGAGGTTTGCCTGCTGTTCCTGAGGGAAAGAAGAACACTGATTCGGCCGGTACGCGCGGGACGGGTCCGCAGCGCGGTCGTTTCCCACCGTAGCGTGGGAATACGACCCCCATCGCCCTGTGTTCACTGGTTGGTGACGGCGTGGTCCGCCGGACGTTGACGAGCTTTCACAAGTAGTCTAGAGTGGACAAGCCGGAGCGGGATAGGCCTCCTTGTGAGAGCTTCAGCCATCCGGCCGTATGAAGTTCACTCTCGATGCCATCGGCATTATCGAGAGATGCTAAGATCTGGAACAGCTTTCCTTTCCGGTTGGTTTCCGGTATGAGGGAAGGTCCTTCCAGAAGGTTCTGGCGATTTGATGAAGAAATCGAATCGCTGTAGAATATAAAAAACTTTAAACTCCGTTTTCCCGGAAGAGCCCGTTGGGGTTTGTGTGGGTTGGACGGTTGTTTCTTGAGAACTCAACAGCGCGTTTGTTTGTCTTGTGCTTCGATAGTTTTGGCCCCTGGCCCACACGTGGTGTGGGCGGGTTTTAGTGAATGGTCATGACCACCCGGTTGGGTGGTTGGCCGGGATCTCGGCCATCTGGGTTTTCCCCTGCACGGTGTGTGGGGGTGTTGGACCTGAATGGAGAGTTTGATCCTGGCTCAGGACGAACGCTGGCGGCGTGCTTAACACATGCAAGTCGAGCGCGCCACCTCGCTTTCGGGTGGGGTGGTGAGCGGCGAACGGGTGAGTAACACGTGAGTAACCTGCCCCTGACTCTGGGATAAGCCGGGGAAACCCGGTCTAATACCGGATATGACCACTGCCCGCATGGGTTGGTGGTGGAAAGGTGTCTTTCTGGTTGGGGATGGGCTCGCGGCCTATCAGCTTGTTGGTGGGGTGAGGGCCTACCAAGGCGATTACGGGTAGCCGGCCTGAGAGGGCGGTCGGCCACACTGGGACTGAGACACGGCCCAGACTCCTACGGGAGGCAGCAGTGGGGAATCTTGCGCAATGGGCGAAAGCCTGACGCAGCGACGCCGCGTGGGGGATGACGGCCTTTGGGTTGTAAACCTCTTTTACCACTGAAGCAGGCCATGCACGTGGTGTGTGGTTGACGGTAGGTGGGGAATAAGGACCGGCTAACTACGTGCCAGCAGCCGCGGTAATACGTAGGGTCCGAGCGTTGTCCGGAATTATTGGGCGTAAAGAGCTCGTAGGCGGCGTGTCGCGTCTGCTGTGAAAGTCCGGGGCTTAACTCCGGTTTGGCAGTGGATACGGGCATGCTTGAGGCAGGTAGGGGAGACTGGAATTCCTGGTGTAGCGGTGAAATGCGCAGATATCAGGAGGAACACCGGTGGCGAAGGCGGGTCTCTGGGCCTGACCTGACGCTGAGGAGCGAAAGCGTGGGTAGCGAACAGGATTAGATACCCTGGTAGTCCATGCTGTAAACGTTGGGCGCTAGGTGTGGGGACTTTCCACGGTTTCCGTGCCGTAGCTAACGCATTAAGCGCCCCGCCTGGGGAGTACGGCCGCAAGGCTAAAACTCAAAGGAATTGACGGGGGCCCGCACAAGCGGCGGAGCATGTTGCTTAATTCGACGCAACGCGAAGAACCTTACCAAGGTTTGACATCGCCGGTAATCCATCAGAGATGGTGGGTCCTTTTGGGGATCGGTGACAGGTGGTGCATGGCTGTCGTCAGCTCGTGTCGTGAGATGTTGGGTTAAGTCCCGCAACGAGCGCAACCCTTGTTCCATGTTGCCAGCACGTGGTGGTGGGGACTCATGGGAGACTGCCGGGGTCAACTCGGAGGAAGGTGGGGACGACGTCAAGTCATCATGCCCCTGATGCCTTGGGCTGCAAACATGCTACAATGGCCGGTACAGTGGGCGTGCGATACCGTGAGGTGGAGCGAATCCCATAAAGCCGGTCTCAGTTCGGATTGGGGTCTGCAACTCGACCCTATGAAGGTGGAGTCGCTAGTAATCGCGGATCAGCAATGCCGCGGTGAATACGTTCCCGGGCCTTGTACACACCGCCCGTCACGTCATGAAAGTCGGCAACACCCGAAACGTGTGGCCCAACCACGGTTGTGGGGGGAGTGCGTGAAGGTGGGGCTGGCGATTGGGACGAAGTCGTAACAAGGTAGCCGTACCGGAAGGTGCGGCTGGATCACCTCCTTTCTAAGGAGCTGGTGCCTGCCCCGTGGTGTTTTTGTTGTTGTTGTTTGGGGTGGGTGGCTCAGTGTTTTGTGGACCCGGCATGGGTGCTCGTGCTGGTGTTTTCTCTTGTGGGGTTTTCCCTGCGGGGGAGGGCAGCGGCCGGGTGGTGTCGGGAAGCGGGAGCATGAAGACGAACAGAGCTTGTGACCGTGGTGCTGCTTGTGGGTGGTGCTGGTTGGTTGTGAGCTGCGCGCTGTTGGGTGTCTGAGGGAGCAACCGCTGTGTGCGGGGTGCTTCTGGCCACCCCAACGAAGACTGTGCTGGTCTTGGTGGGTGCCGTGGGCCTGTGGTGGCAGGTTGGATGCTGTGGTTTTCCGGCTGGTGTCGGGGAGCTGGGTGTCTGGTTCTGCTGGTGCGGGTGCGGTGTCTGCTGGGTCTGGTTGTGGTTGTGGTTGGGTGTGTGGCTGGGTGTTTGATTTGTGGATAGTGTGCGCGAGCATCGTGTATCTGTGGTGGCCAAGTAGTAGTGGCATACGGTGGATGCCTTGGTACCAGGCGCCGATGAAGGACGTGGGAGACCGCGATAGTCCATGGGGAGTTGTCAACCAAGCGGTGATCCGTGGGTGTCCGAATGGGGGAACCTAGCCCGAGTTGTGTCGGGTTGCCTCTGTCTGAATGTATAGGGCAGTTGGTGGTAACGCGGGGAAGTGAAACATCTCAGTACCCGCAGGAAGAGAAAACAACGGTGATTCCCTTAGTAGTGGTGAGCGAACGGGGATGTGGCTAAACCATGCGCGTGTCAAGGCGGCAGCTGTTGCGTGTGTGGGGTTGTGGGATGTGCCTGTGGGAGTCTGCCGGCTTCCGCTGGGGCCAGTGTGGTGAGTCGAATCCGGTGGGATCCGGAACCAAAGAGGGTGAGAGTCCCGTAGGTGGAGTTGCGCTGGTTGCGGTGGGCATGGTCCCGAGTAGCGCGGAGCCCGTGAAATTCCGTGTGAATCTGGCAGGACCACCTGTCAAGCCTAAATACGTCCTGGTGACCGATAGTGGACGAGTACCGTGAGGGAAAGGTGAAAAGTGCCCCGGTGAGGGGTGGTGAAAGAGGTCTTGAAACCGTGTGCTGTCAAGCCGTCAGAGCTGCCTTGTTGGGGTGGTGATGGCGTGCCTATTGAAGAATGAGCCTGCGAGTTGTGGTGTGTGGCGAGGTTAACCCGTGTGGGGGAGCCGTAGCGAAAGCGAGTTCTAATGGGGCGTGAGTCGCATGCTGCAGACCCGAAGCGGAGTGAGCTACCCATGGCCAGGGTGAAGCGTCGGTAAGACGTCGTGGAGGCCCGCACCCACCAGGGTTGAAAACCTGGGGGATGAGCTGTGGGTAGGGGTGAAAGGCCAATCAAACTCTGTGATAGCTGGTTCTCCCCGAAATGCATTTAGGTGCAGCGTTGCATGGTGCGTGGCGGAGGTAGAGCGACTGGTTGGTCGATGGGCCGTATTGGTTACTGAGATCAGCTAAACTCCGAATGCCGTCACGTGGGAGTGCAGCAGTGAGACTGCGGGGGACAAGCTCCGTGGTCGAGAGGGAAACAGCCCAGATCGCCAGCTAAGGCCCCTAAGCGTGTGCTGAGTGGGAAAGGTTGTGTAGTTGCTGAGACAACCAGGAGGTTGGCTTAGAAGCAGCCATCCTTGAAAGAGTGCGTAATAGCTCACTGGTCAAGT is part of the Haloactinospora alba genome and encodes:
- the tyrS gene encoding tyrosine--tRNA ligase, with translation MTDIIDELEWRGLIAQTTDLDELRKALADGPVTVYCGFDPTAGSLHVGHLTQILTLARFQHAGHRPVALVGGGTGLIGDPKPTAERGLNSAETVSQWVRVLGRQLSSFLRFPDDEDNPGPTDAILDDNAAWLSSMSAIDMLRDIGKHFSVNQMLARETVKARLNAEGMSYTEFSYVLLQSYDFVELYRRHGCTLQIGGSDQWGNITAGLELIRRMDDNEPHGPAHGLTTNLLTKSDGSKFGKTESGTVWLDERLTSPYAFYQFWFNTADSDVVRFLKVFSFRSREEIEELEHQTRERPASRAAQRALAEELTTLVHGAEECRKVVEASRALFGRAELTALDSSTLGAALAEIPTVTATTDEEGFPPLVDLFADTGLLSSKSAVRRAVQEGGLYVNNAKITDVDVRLTRDDAIHGCYVVLRRGKRNVSGVLLRS